From the genome of Eucalyptus grandis isolate ANBG69807.140 chromosome 2, ASM1654582v1, whole genome shotgun sequence, one region includes:
- the LOC104433265 gene encoding chaperone protein dnaJ 15, with protein sequence MGSKVEGSSAPAIRRDPYEVLCVSRDSTDQEIKSAYRKLALKYHPDKNTNNPEAAEHFKEVAYSYSILSDPEKRRQYDSAGFEALDTDGLDVEIDLSNLGTVNTVFAALFSKLGVPIKTSISATVLEEALNGTVTIRPLPIGTSVSGKVEKQCAHFFGVTINEQQAEAGLVVRVTSTAQSKFKLLYFEQDANGGYGLALQEDCEKTGKVTSAGMYFLHIQVYRMDSTVNALAIAKDPEAAFFKRLEGLQPCEISQLKAGTHIFAVYGDNFFKTASYMIEALCAKTYEDTTQKLKEVESQILRKRSELRQFETEYRAALARYQEVTNRYSQEKQSVDELLKQRDCVHSSFTVSRGLSSSTGSAGHMNNGSTAEKVSSEDSKAGSPGEDGTTDGKDKPTRKRWYNLNMRGSEKKLSEKDT encoded by the exons atggggTCGAAGGTGGAAGGTTCATCTGCGCCGGCAATCAGGCGAGACCCATACGAGGTGTTGTGCGTGTCGAGAGATTCCACCGACCAGGAGATCAAATCTGCTTATAGAAAGCTTGCCCTCAA GTATCATCCTGACAAGAACACCAATAATCCTGAAGCTGCTGAGCATTTTAAAGAGGTTGCATATTCTTATAGTATCTTGTCTGATCCAGAGAAAAGAAGGCAATATGACAGCGCAGGATTTGAG GCACTTGATACTGATGGTTTGGATGTGGAAATCGACTTGTCTAACCTGGGAACTGTCAATACAGTGTTTGCAGCATTATTCAG CAAGCTTGGCGTGCCCATCAAAACATCAATCTCCGCCACTGTTCTTGAAGAAGCTTTGAATGGTACAGTTACAATTCGACCCCTGCCAATTGGGACATCAGTTAGTGGAAAG GTTGAAAAGCAGTGTGCCCACTTTTTCGGTGTAACAATCAATGAGCAACAGGCTGAGGCAGGATTGGTGGTCAGAGTTACATCCACAGCTCAGAGCAAATTCAAG CTACTTTACTTTGAACAAGATGCCAATGGTGGTTATGGGTTGGCCTTACAG GAAGACTGTGAGAAAACAGGTAAGGTGACATCTGCAGGAATGTATTTCTTACATATCCAAGTGTACCGAATGGATTCGACTGTGAATGCG TTGGCAATTGCAAAGGACCCTGAAGCTGCTTTCTTTAAAAGGTTGGAAGGGCTTCAACCTTGTGAAATTTCACAACTCAAAGCTGGAACCCATATATTTGCTGTTTATG GAGACAACTTCTTTAAAACAGCTTCCTATATGATTGAGGCTCTTTGTGCTAAGACATACGAGGATACCACACAGAAGCTCAAGGAAGTTGAGTCTCAAATTTTGCGGAAAAGAAGTGAGTTACGACAATTCGAGACTGAATACAGAGCG GCATTGGCACGCTACCAGGAAGTGACCAACAGATACAGTCAAGAGAAGCAATCT GTAGACGAGCTGCTAAAGCAGCGAGATTGTGTCCATTCTTCATTCACCGTATCAAGAGGGTTATCTAGTAGTACCGGGAGCGCTGGTCACATGAATAACGGAAGCACTGCTGAGAAAGTTTCGAGCGAAGACTCGAAGGCAGGAAGTCCAGGGGAAGATGGAACCACCGATGGGAAAGATAAGCCCACGAGAAAGAGATGGTATAATCTCAACATGAGAGGATCTGAGAAAAAGCTAAGTGAAAAAGATACTTAG